The Amylolactobacillus amylophilus DSM 20533 = JCM 1125 genome contains a region encoding:
- a CDS encoding iron-sulfur cluster biosynthesis family protein produces the protein MYLQLDQKTEDRIVEHFQKGDRLILTFEDGVGPYSQHAMIHMMVQFTVGIISADMPLDLYDKQMDSPLGPIYYKSESEDYLEEKMSLKFKEATSSYVLSSDSGMIDESVNFINFKDKK, from the coding sequence ATGTATTTGCAACTTGATCAGAAAACAGAAGATAGAATTGTTGAACATTTTCAAAAGGGCGACCGCTTGATTTTAACCTTTGAAGACGGCGTTGGCCCGTATTCACAGCACGCAATGATTCATATGATGGTGCAGTTTACGGTGGGAATTATCTCTGCTGACATGCCGCTTGATTTGTATGATAAACAGATGGACTCACCATTAGGTCCCATCTATTACAAATCTGAGTCCGAGGACTACCTAGAAGAGAAAATGAGTCTCAAATTTAAGGAAGCAACCTCGAGTTATGTGCTATCGAGTGATAGTGGCATGATTGATGAGAGTGTCAACTTCATTAATTTCAAAGATAAAAAATAG
- a CDS encoding ABC transporter ATP-binding protein: MTTNKEKVLVKVEHLNQFFNEGKPNEVRAIQDVSFEIYEGETFGLVGESGSGKTTTGRSIIRLYRPTSGEILFNGKNIANLKSGHPDMLEFRRNVQMIFQDPYASLNPRMKVKDIIAEGLDIHGLVKNSAERDARVKELLQLVGLNADHMTRYPHEFSGGQRQRIGIARALAVDPQFIIADEPISALDVSIQAQVVNLLKDIQEQKNLTYLFIAHDLSMVKYISDRIAVMHNGRVVELSTSDEVYNHPLHKYTQSLLSAIPVPDPLSEKKKQIIPYDASAEEDGKKRELVEVYPEHFVFAATDEIESYKAAALANHEEG; encoded by the coding sequence ATGACAACCAATAAAGAAAAAGTTCTCGTCAAAGTCGAACACCTTAACCAATTTTTCAATGAGGGCAAGCCAAACGAGGTGCGTGCCATTCAAGACGTCTCGTTTGAGATATATGAAGGCGAAACATTTGGGCTTGTTGGTGAATCCGGTTCTGGTAAAACCACTACTGGCCGGAGTATCATCCGCCTTTACCGCCCCACATCCGGGGAGATTCTCTTCAATGGCAAAAACATTGCGAATCTCAAATCGGGTCACCCCGATATGTTGGAATTTCGGCGGAATGTCCAAATGATTTTCCAAGACCCGTATGCATCACTGAACCCCAGAATGAAGGTCAAGGACATCATCGCTGAGGGACTGGATATTCACGGATTGGTCAAGAACTCGGCCGAGCGTGATGCACGTGTGAAGGAACTATTACAATTGGTGGGCCTAAATGCTGATCACATGACCAGATATCCCCATGAATTCTCAGGTGGTCAAAGACAAAGAATCGGCATTGCTCGGGCGCTAGCCGTTGACCCCCAATTTATCATCGCGGACGAACCTATCTCCGCACTAGACGTTTCAATTCAGGCACAAGTCGTTAACTTGCTGAAAGATATTCAGGAACAAAAGAACCTGACGTACCTGTTTATCGCCCATGACTTGTCGATGGTGAAGTACATCAGTGACCGAATAGCGGTAATGCATAATGGGCGCGTGGTTGAGCTTTCAACCTCAGATGAGGTTTACAACCACCCGCTGCACAAATACACACAGAGCTTGTTATCCGCTATCCCTGTCCCTGACCCATTGAGCGAGAAGAAGAAACAGATTATTCCGTATGATGCCTCGGCTGAAGAGGACGGTAAGAAGAGAGAACTGGTTGAGGTTTATCCTGAACATTTCGTTTTCGCCGCCACAGACGAGATTGAATCATACAAAGCCGCAGCACTCGCTAACCACGAAGAAGGCTAA
- a CDS encoding ABC transporter ATP-binding protein: MSKILEVKNLEINFNTFAGQVKAIRNVNFDLNAGETLAIVGESGSGKSVTVRSIMGQLAGNARIQKGEILFHGDDLLKKSAHEMDHLRGKSISMIFQDPMTSLDPTMPIGKQVAEPLLVHHTMNKKKAMKRAQEVLELVGLPNAANRMNDYPHQFSGGQRQRIVIAIAIVNYPEIILADEPTTALDVTIQAQIISLLKELQEKIDTSIIFITHDLGVVAGIADRVAVMYAGKIVEYGKTEDVFYNPQHPYTWGLLNSMPTLETKDRLYAIPGTPPDLLDPPKGDAFAPRNEFALEIDREEEPPFFEVSKNHYAATWLLHPDSPKVAVPEEIKRRYAIYEKITAKKAKEGSLDDNQ; encoded by the coding sequence ATGAGTAAAATTCTTGAAGTTAAAAATCTAGAAATTAATTTTAATACCTTCGCTGGACAAGTTAAGGCAATCAGAAACGTTAATTTCGACCTCAATGCTGGTGAGACTCTAGCCATTGTTGGTGAATCGGGATCTGGTAAATCGGTTACCGTTCGTAGCATCATGGGCCAGCTCGCCGGTAATGCGCGTATTCAAAAGGGCGAAATTCTTTTCCACGGCGACGACTTATTGAAGAAGTCCGCCCACGAAATGGATCACCTGCGTGGTAAAAGTATTTCGATGATCTTCCAAGACCCAATGACATCGCTTGACCCAACAATGCCCATCGGTAAACAGGTTGCAGAGCCCCTTCTTGTGCACCATACGATGAACAAGAAGAAGGCGATGAAGCGCGCACAAGAAGTTCTGGAGCTTGTTGGCCTGCCAAACGCGGCCAACAGAATGAACGATTACCCACATCAATTCTCTGGTGGTCAACGGCAAAGAATCGTGATTGCCATTGCAATTGTAAACTATCCTGAAATTATTTTGGCTGACGAACCAACAACCGCATTGGATGTAACCATTCAGGCGCAGATTATTAGCCTGTTGAAGGAACTTCAGGAGAAGATTGATACATCGATTATCTTCATTACGCATGACTTAGGTGTCGTTGCGGGTATTGCAGACCGCGTAGCAGTAATGTATGCCGGCAAAATCGTGGAGTACGGCAAAACAGAAGACGTCTTCTACAATCCTCAACACCCTTACACTTGGGGACTGTTAAACTCTATGCCTACCCTTGAGACCAAGGATCGCCTATACGCAATTCCAGGTACACCACCCGACTTGCTTGATCCACCAAAGGGTGACGCTTTTGCTCCTAGAAACGAATTTGCCCTAGAAATTGACCGTGAGGAAGAGCCTCCATTCTTCGAGGTATCAAAGAATCACTATGCTGCAACCTGGCTCTTACATCCAGATTCTCCAAAGGTTGCCGTACCAGAGGAAATTAAGCGCCGTTATGCAATCTACGAAAAAATTACTGCAAAAAAGGCTAAGGAGGGCAGTTTAGATGACAACCAATAA
- a CDS encoding ABC transporter permease, with amino-acid sequence MADSKITADKFKLVGTHENHDDREKIAAPSLTFTQDAFRRLKKNKAAMISLVVLTLMVLISIISLFWLPSDPNAANPAFKNLAPKIGNLNIPGFNGFWKTISGVSVDTYANAKVPDGTWYIFGTDYLGRDLFSRTIVGIRVSLFIAFMATLFDLSIGVLYGIISGWRGGRTDTIMQRVIEIISSIPNLVVIILMMLVLKPGMTSIILAIAITGWITMARLVRAQTLQLKDQEFILAARTLGEKSSKIAFKHLIPNLSSVIIIQTMFTIPSAIFFEAFLSYIGIGIPAPTASLGTLLSDGQKMFRFFSFELWIPAVFIVVIMLAFNLLADGLRDAFDPKTMN; translated from the coding sequence ATGGCTGATAGTAAAATTACTGCAGATAAATTCAAATTAGTGGGTACTCACGAGAATCATGATGATCGTGAGAAAATTGCAGCACCTTCTCTGACATTTACCCAAGATGCTTTTCGGCGCCTCAAGAAGAACAAGGCTGCCATGATCTCATTGGTCGTCCTAACCTTGATGGTTCTCATCTCAATTATCTCCCTCTTCTGGCTACCAAGCGATCCAAACGCGGCGAATCCCGCATTCAAGAACCTCGCTCCAAAGATCGGCAATTTAAATATTCCCGGTTTCAATGGCTTCTGGAAAACAATCTCAGGTGTGAGTGTAGATACTTACGCCAATGCTAAGGTGCCTGATGGCACCTGGTATATCTTCGGTACCGATTATCTGGGCCGCGACCTGTTCTCTAGAACTATTGTCGGCATTCGGGTATCCCTGTTCATCGCCTTCATGGCCACTCTATTCGACCTTTCGATCGGTGTCCTTTACGGCATTATTTCTGGTTGGCGCGGTGGCAGAACCGATACCATCATGCAACGTGTGATTGAAATTATCTCGTCAATTCCTAACCTGGTAGTAATCATCCTGATGATGCTTGTGTTGAAACCCGGTATGACTTCAATCATCCTCGCCATTGCCATCACCGGCTGGATTACAATGGCCCGTCTAGTTCGGGCACAGACCCTGCAACTAAAGGACCAAGAATTTATTTTAGCTGCAAGAACGTTAGGTGAGAAATCAAGTAAGATTGCCTTCAAACACCTGATTCCAAACCTCAGTTCAGTCATCATTATCCAAACCATGTTCACAATTCCATCAGCCATTTTCTTCGAAGCATTCTTGAGCTACATTGGTATCGGAATCCCAGCTCCTACCGCATCACTTGGTACGCTGCTCTCCGATGGTCAAAAAATGTTCAGATTCTTCTCGTTTGAACTCTGGATTCCAGCTGTATTCATTGTGGTGATTATGTTAGCATTCAACTTACTTGCTGACGGGCTACGTGATGCATTCGATCCAAAGACAATGAATTAA
- the opp3b gene encoding oligopeptide ABC transporter permease codes for MLKYILKRLAYMVLTLFIIASVTFFLMKLLPGTPFNNPQIPAEQVAILKKQYGLDLPVWQQYLNYMSGMIRGDFGNSYQYNQSVSYLIGTRIAPSIQLGVQAMVVGTILGILLGAVAAMRKNTWVDSTATIFAILGRSIPNFVFAALLQFWLAFRFQMFPIAGWDGFSSSILPTLALSMAPLANTARFMRTEMVDVLSSDYVELARAKGLSQRSVVRKHAFRNSMIPIITIIGPMTVDLMVGSLVVENVFSIPGIGEQFVKSITTNDYPVIMGLTIMYSAMLVVVILVVDILYGLIDPRIRLNEEAN; via the coding sequence ATGCTCAAATACATCTTGAAACGCCTTGCCTACATGGTTTTAACGCTTTTCATCATCGCATCAGTAACCTTCTTCTTGATGAAGTTGTTACCTGGTACGCCGTTTAATAACCCCCAAATTCCCGCAGAACAAGTAGCCATCTTGAAGAAACAATATGGACTTGATTTGCCGGTTTGGCAACAATACCTCAACTACATGTCTGGAATGATTAGAGGGGACTTTGGTAATTCCTACCAATATAATCAATCTGTTTCATACCTTATCGGTACTAGAATTGCTCCTTCCATTCAGCTTGGTGTCCAAGCGATGGTCGTGGGGACAATTCTCGGAATCCTCCTCGGTGCGGTTGCCGCAATGAGAAAGAATACTTGGGTTGATTCAACTGCAACCATCTTCGCCATCCTTGGTCGCTCAATCCCGAACTTCGTCTTTGCTGCCTTGTTGCAGTTCTGGCTTGCTTTTCGTTTCCAAATGTTCCCAATCGCCGGTTGGGACGGGTTCAGTAGTAGTATTTTACCAACACTGGCGCTCTCAATGGCACCGCTGGCGAATACTGCGCGTTTCATGAGAACCGAAATGGTCGATGTCCTCTCTAGTGACTACGTTGAATTAGCACGGGCCAAAGGTCTCTCACAACGCTCCGTCGTGCGTAAACACGCATTCAGAAATTCTATGATTCCAATTATCACAATCATTGGTCCAATGACAGTCGATTTGATGGTTGGCTCACTGGTTGTGGAGAATGTCTTCTCCATTCCTGGTATTGGTGAACAATTCGTTAAATCAATTACAACTAATGACTACCCCGTGATTATGGGACTAACAATCATGTACTCAGCAATGCTTGTTGTCGTAATATTAGTCGTCGACATCCTGTACGGTTTGATCGATCCAAGAATTAGATTAAATGAGGAGGCAAACTAA
- a CDS encoding peptide ABC transporter substrate-binding protein, which yields MKKKRLALFGLVTVAATLALTACSNGGSSASNSDKQVWRRMEGDIIASMDSSTITDAIAGQALVDTMDGLYRYQGSKLQAAVAEKVVEPTNDGLTYTFKLKDTKWSNGDDVTAADFVYAWKRAVDPATKSQYAYLYSGVKNADDIMAGKKKADTLGVEAKDDHTFVVNLERPVPYFGTMLVNPVFFPLNQKVVEKYGDKYGTQSKYLVFNGPFKLTGWNGTNNKWKEVKNKSYWNAKKVKLDEIQVQVIKSADTALSLFQSGKIDDVSISGETAAQMKGDASYVPQKQSTIAYLSLNQQKIPALKNQKIRQAISMAINRKEFVTDVLADGSLPASSMVPDGLAANEDTGKDFLKETKVGDKYTKYNSKKAGQLFTEGLKEVGQSSLTLELLGDDTDGAKKSQEYLQSTLEKNLPNLKVNLASVPFKTRLSRSETQQFDMVISLWGADFPDPITFLDLFTTDSSYNDGKWSNAEYDKLITDSETTNATDPAKRWQNLLDASDVLATDMGVVPLYQRVQAHLVNQKVKNLYYSPANNYNFVGTYLK from the coding sequence GTGAAAAAGAAACGTCTAGCACTTTTTGGTTTAGTTACTGTTGCTGCAACGCTTGCCTTAACCGCCTGCTCTAATGGTGGAAGTTCAGCCAGCAACTCAGATAAACAAGTATGGCGCCGCATGGAAGGTGATATCATTGCTTCCATGGATTCTTCTACAATCACCGATGCAATCGCAGGTCAAGCATTAGTTGACACAATGGATGGATTGTACCGTTACCAAGGTAGCAAGTTACAAGCTGCCGTAGCTGAGAAAGTGGTTGAACCTACCAATGATGGTTTGACTTATACTTTCAAATTGAAGGACACTAAGTGGAGTAACGGAGATGATGTTACTGCCGCAGACTTCGTCTATGCTTGGAAACGAGCAGTAGATCCTGCAACTAAGTCCCAATACGCCTACCTATATAGTGGCGTCAAGAACGCCGATGATATTATGGCCGGCAAGAAAAAGGCTGATACACTAGGTGTCGAAGCTAAAGATGACCACACATTTGTTGTTAACTTAGAACGCCCTGTACCATATTTTGGCACAATGCTTGTTAACCCTGTATTCTTCCCACTCAACCAAAAGGTTGTTGAGAAATACGGTGATAAGTATGGTACTCAAAGTAAGTACCTCGTCTTCAACGGCCCATTCAAGCTAACTGGCTGGAATGGTACCAACAACAAATGGAAAGAAGTTAAGAATAAATCTTACTGGAACGCTAAGAAGGTTAAACTTGACGAAATCCAAGTCCAAGTAATTAAGAGTGCCGACACAGCATTAAGCTTATTCCAAAGCGGTAAGATCGATGACGTTTCAATTTCAGGCGAAACTGCTGCTCAGATGAAGGGTGATGCAAGTTACGTACCACAGAAGCAATCAACAATTGCTTACCTTTCCCTCAACCAACAGAAGATTCCAGCATTAAAGAACCAGAAGATTCGTCAAGCAATCTCAATGGCAATTAACAGAAAAGAATTTGTGACTGACGTCTTAGCAGACGGTTCACTACCTGCTAGCTCAATGGTTCCAGATGGTCTTGCCGCTAACGAAGATACAGGCAAAGACTTCTTAAAGGAAACCAAGGTTGGCGACAAGTACACCAAGTATAACTCTAAGAAGGCAGGTCAACTCTTTACGGAAGGTTTGAAAGAAGTTGGTCAAAGTAGCTTAACCCTTGAATTATTAGGTGATGATACTGACGGTGCCAAGAAGTCACAAGAATATCTTCAAAGTACTCTTGAGAAGAACTTGCCTAACCTGAAGGTTAACCTGGCTAGCGTACCATTCAAGACGAGACTCTCTCGTTCAGAAACACAACAGTTTGATATGGTAATTTCACTTTGGGGTGCTGACTTCCCAGACCCAATTACTTTCTTAGACTTATTTACAACAGACAGCTCATACAACGATGGTAAGTGGAGTAACGCTGAATACGACAAGTTGATCACAGACAGCGAGACTACTAATGCAACCGACCCTGCTAAACGTTGGCAGAACCTGCTTGACGCAAGCGACGTTCTCGCAACTGACATGGGTGTCGTTCCATTGTATCAACGTGTACAAGCTCACCTTGTAAATCAAAAAGTGAAGAACTTATACTACAGTCCTGCTAACAACTATAACTTTGTAGGCACATATCTAAAATAA
- the nagB gene encoding glucosamine-6-phosphate deaminase encodes MNIIVVKDNAAGGKKAFEIIKNGIENGAKVLGLATGSTPISLYNEMIANDLDFSDITSVNLDEYVGLGEDDDQSYRYFMNEHLFNKKPFKETFVPDGKNPNAEEETARYEKIVDEHPIDIQILGIGVNGHIGFNEPGSPLDGTTSKVALTQSTIDANARFFANEDDVPRFAYSMGIGSIMKGKKIVLMAYGENKADAVKEMVEGPVTTHLPASALQNHTDVTIIVDEAAASKLSNK; translated from the coding sequence GTGAATATTATTGTAGTTAAAGACAACGCCGCTGGTGGTAAAAAGGCGTTCGAAATTATCAAAAATGGCATCGAAAATGGTGCAAAAGTACTGGGACTTGCGACAGGTTCAACCCCAATTTCACTCTATAACGAAATGATTGCAAATGACCTTGATTTCTCCGACATCACTTCGGTTAACCTAGACGAATATGTTGGCCTGGGCGAAGATGATGACCAGAGCTACCGTTATTTCATGAATGAGCACCTCTTCAACAAGAAACCATTTAAGGAAACTTTCGTCCCCGATGGTAAGAATCCTAACGCAGAAGAAGAAACTGCTCGTTACGAAAAGATCGTTGATGAACACCCCATCGATATCCAAATTCTAGGAATTGGCGTTAACGGCCACATTGGCTTCAATGAGCCCGGTTCCCCATTAGATGGTACGACCTCAAAGGTTGCCCTTACCCAAAGTACTATTGATGCAAACGCCCGCTTCTTTGCTAACGAGGATGATGTACCTCGCTTCGCATACTCGATGGGTATCGGTAGTATCATGAAGGGTAAGAAGATTGTCCTGATGGCCTACGGCGAGAACAAAGCAGATGCTGTGAAGGAAATGGTTGAAGGACCTGTAACCACCCACCTACCTGCTTCAGCACTTCAGAATCACACTGATGTGACAATCATCGTTGACGAGGCAGCAGCAAGTAAGTTGAGCAACAAATAA
- a CDS encoding cation:dicarboxylate symporter family transporter: MENIIVIGILLVVFAALFCLQRMQSHKVNFNKLILIGLFGGIMVGVLIQALFGVKSYVTTTAVDWINIVGTGYVSLLKMLVIPLISVSLISAFTRLEVTTKLRRIASNVLGILFSTTAVAALFGVLSVFLFKLQTGTFLKGLTADKSALAGLRSSQATVADQTLPQQLVSFLPNNIFADFAGTRPTSTIAVVIFSIMVGLVFLRMKKKKVELAARFTRLIELLSELVMRILKMVLRLTPYGVFALMIKATATASAQDLLKLGVFIIAAYFALILVLLMHTAILLVHGINPVTYFKKAWPALAFAFTSRSSAGTLPLNIEVQTKSLGVASSVANFAGSFGLTMGQNGCAGVYPAMVATLIAATNGVNVFSAQFIITLLLIVTVSSFGVAGVGGGAIFSSLIVLGALNLPITLMGVIIAIDPIIDMMRTAVNVNDSILAGIITAKKTDLWDKEVFTDQSDTINVTEN, from the coding sequence ATGGAAAATATAATTGTTATTGGAATTTTATTAGTTGTCTTTGCAGCCTTATTCTGCCTGCAAAGAATGCAGAGTCATAAAGTTAATTTTAACAAATTAATTCTTATCGGCTTGTTTGGGGGAATTATGGTTGGTGTATTGATCCAGGCCCTCTTTGGTGTCAAAAGTTATGTGACTACGACCGCAGTTGATTGGATCAACATAGTTGGTACGGGCTACGTCTCGTTACTGAAAATGCTCGTAATCCCCTTGATCAGTGTTTCCCTGATTAGTGCGTTCACGCGGTTAGAAGTGACCACAAAGCTGAGAAGAATCGCGTCCAACGTGTTAGGTATTCTCTTTAGTACCACAGCGGTGGCGGCTTTGTTTGGTGTCCTATCGGTCTTTTTGTTTAAGTTACAAACAGGAACGTTTCTTAAAGGCTTAACGGCGGATAAATCTGCGCTTGCCGGACTGAGATCCAGCCAGGCAACGGTAGCAGATCAGACTCTGCCGCAGCAACTTGTCAGTTTCCTGCCCAATAATATATTTGCCGACTTTGCTGGCACTAGGCCAACAAGCACGATTGCCGTTGTGATTTTCTCAATCATGGTGGGACTGGTCTTCCTACGGATGAAGAAAAAAAAGGTCGAGTTGGCTGCCCGGTTCACGCGGTTAATCGAGCTCTTGAGTGAGCTAGTGATGCGCATTTTGAAAATGGTCTTGAGGCTGACGCCATATGGTGTCTTTGCCCTGATGATTAAAGCGACCGCCACTGCCAGTGCGCAGGACCTGCTGAAGCTCGGGGTTTTCATCATTGCAGCCTACTTTGCCTTGATACTGGTGTTGCTCATGCACACAGCAATCTTGCTGGTGCACGGTATTAATCCCGTAACGTATTTCAAAAAAGCTTGGCCTGCACTTGCTTTTGCATTTACATCTCGCAGTAGCGCAGGGACGCTACCATTAAACATCGAGGTTCAAACTAAATCACTTGGGGTGGCAAGCTCAGTTGCTAATTTTGCCGGCAGCTTTGGTTTAACCATGGGGCAAAATGGCTGTGCCGGTGTCTATCCGGCGATGGTTGCGACGCTGATTGCAGCAACGAATGGTGTCAACGTATTCTCTGCGCAGTTTATTATCACATTATTGTTGATTGTGACTGTCTCCTCATTTGGTGTCGCTGGTGTTGGTGGCGGTGCAATCTTCAGTTCGCTCATTGTCCTTGGTGCCCTGAACTTACCTATTACATTGATGGGTGTGATTATTGCAATTGACCCGATCATTGACATGATGAGAACCGCAGTAAACGTGAACGACAGTATCCTTGCTGGGATTATCACGGCAAAGAAGACCGACTTGTGGGATAAAGAAGTCTTTACTGATCAGAGCGATACAATTAACGTTACTGAGAATTAA
- a CDS encoding 2,3-bisphosphoglycerate-dependent phosphoglycerate mutase encodes MPKLVIVRHGESLANASNTFTGWNDVDLSEKGITQAEHAGNLLRQLDFSPTMVHTSVLKRAIKTANIIMDINDWLYLPIQKTWRLNERHYGALRGINKDKARADFGAEQVQRWRRDFNEVPPLLQKADVERRYDLLDQSIMPRGESLAMSYRRILPYYADQIAPHLRRGEDQLIVAHGSSLRLIVKYLERVSDQGSSEIEIQNAEPLVYELTPELTIKHKIIL; translated from the coding sequence GTGCCGAAATTAGTGATTGTGCGCCACGGAGAAAGCCTGGCTAACGCCAGTAATACATTTACTGGGTGGAATGATGTTGACCTGAGTGAGAAAGGGATCACGCAGGCAGAGCATGCGGGTAATCTCTTAAGACAGCTTGATTTCAGCCCGACAATGGTACACACTTCGGTGTTGAAGCGAGCTATCAAAACGGCGAATATCATCATGGACATCAATGACTGGCTCTATTTACCTATCCAGAAAACTTGGCGGTTGAACGAGCGTCACTACGGCGCACTGCGCGGAATCAATAAGGACAAGGCACGGGCAGATTTCGGTGCGGAACAGGTTCAGCGCTGGCGGCGCGATTTCAATGAAGTGCCGCCGTTACTGCAAAAGGCCGACGTGGAGCGGCGTTATGATCTGTTGGACCAGAGTATTATGCCGCGAGGTGAGAGTCTAGCCATGTCCTATCGGCGAATTTTACCTTATTATGCGGACCAGATAGCGCCCCACCTCAGACGTGGGGAAGACCAGTTGATTGTCGCGCACGGTAGTTCACTGCGTTTAATCGTGAAGTACTTGGAGCGCGTCTCCGATCAGGGTTCTAGTGAAATTGAGATTCAAAACGCCGAACCTCTTGTGTACGAGCTCACACCAGAATTAACTATCAAACATAAAATTATTTTGTAA